Proteins encoded within one genomic window of Triticum aestivum cultivar Chinese Spring chromosome 2D, IWGSC CS RefSeq v2.1, whole genome shotgun sequence:
- the LOC123049565 gene encoding uncharacterized protein, giving the protein MSSAGKIKGIPGAVRNVSSKSRNNPLRKSFLNTDANYSSRKPTYAEMVPDHSANIEEPQEVAPVVVNAGVDNMVPVHAGEGAAVVNHDDEEAEPVIADTRAGTWWWCTIL; this is encoded by the coding sequence ATGAGTTCGGCTGGCAAGATCAAGGGGATCCCAGGTGCTGTCCGCAATGTCAGCTCCAAGTCGAGGAACAACCCTCTGAGGAAGTCCTTCCTCAACACGGACGCAAACTACTCCAGCAGGAAGCCCACGTATGCAGAGATGGTTCCGGACCACAGCGCCAACATTGAGGAACCCCAGGAGGTGGCGCCGGTTGTCGTCAACGCCGGCGTGGACAACATGGTGCCCGTCCACGCCGGAGAGGGAGCAGCGGTCGTCAACCACGACGACGAGGAGGCCGAGCCAGTCATCGCCGACACAAGGGCCGGCACATGGTGGTGGTGCACCATTCTGTGA